A stretch of the Capsicum annuum cultivar UCD-10X-F1 chromosome 8, UCD10Xv1.1, whole genome shotgun sequence genome encodes the following:
- the LOC107840338 gene encoding uncharacterized protein LOC107840338 isoform X1: MKNSYFNICDYGSPYQYDSPSLQWCFRCPSSTKWVSSSCQTPPASYNQHYLTAPSSSSPTYPPAILEKIYTSLKIVQDLVIESQECSKCMLSSICHVRSVLQEKMQLDSTSIDTLEISDAITITSVLESTYNDSDTEVADMVKSHLDSQLFVLGVEDKIPQCASIDATELKFSHVSFSVKGPLEFDCKVFDRVPQRDISAEFHCPSAHIGSLSLVLRINDCKWVDTGQLSDSFDRRQYNQIKLLGYAPLSSSLDAPKLFDKMAERRRWLSMLNESEYIGEAEVLIECSDNLTRFCNSYKLLGISLDNSFLYSLDWAATSRVERYIIDQFKHVRSNCKRDISVERYILENANNFSENFRSYICPLSDNRARATILSLLIELCSSEQVKPGLLLLLPFEFRCKIGNFTWQINCKLVISQSVRILEWIDSLKGWTSLLPQQKQVKADACWSD; the protein is encoded by the exons ATGAAGAATTCTTATTTCAATATATGTGACTATGGTTCTCCTTATCAGTATGATTCCCCCTCGTTACAATGGTGCTTTCGTTGTCCCTCCTCTACCAAATGGGTATCATCTTCCTGTCAAACTCCTCCAGCCTCATACAACCAACATTATCTTACTGCACCTTCATCATCGAGCCCCACCTATCCACCTGCAATTTTggagaagatctacacctccctCAAAATCGTGCAGGATTTAGTGATAGAGTCGCAAGAATGTAGCAAATGTATGCTCTCTTCTATTTGCCATGTGCGTTCGGTGTTGCAGGAGAAGATGCAATTGGACTCCACTTCCATTGATACTCTAGAGATTTCAGATGCTATAACTATCACCTCTGTGCTAGAGTCAACTTATAATGATAGTGACACCGAGGTGGCTGATATGGTGAAATCCCATCTGGATTCACAGCTTTTTGTTCTTGGTGTTGAAGATAAAATACCGCAATGTGCTTCTATTGACGCTACCGAGCTCAAATTCTCACATGTCTCTTTCTCAGTTAAGGGACCACTAGAGTTTGACTGCAAGGTGTTCGATAGAGTGCCGCAGAGGGACATTTCTGCAGAATTTCATTGCCCTAGTGCACATATTGGCTCGCTTTCACTTGTTTTGCGCATTAACGATTGCAAGTGGGTAGATACTGGGCAGTTAAGTGATTCATTTGACAGGCGCCAATACAACCAAATCAAGCTCTTAG GTTATGCTCCTCTAAGTTCCTCATTAGATGCGCCtaaattgtttgataaaatggctgAAAGAAGGAGATGGCTTTCCATGTTGAATGAATCTGAGTATATAGGTGAGGCCGAAGTGCTAATTGAATGCAGTGATAATCTTACAAGGTTTTGTAATTCCTACAAGCTACTGGGTATATCCTTAGATAACTCATTTTTGTATTCTCTTGATTGGGCTGCTACTTCTCGTGTGGAGAGGTACATAATTGATCAATTTAAGCATGTTAGGTCCAATTGCAAGAGGGATATTAGTGTGGAGAGGTACATATTAGAGAATGCAAataattttagtgaaaatttcagATCTTATATCTGTCCATTGTCTGATAATAGGGCACGTGCaacaattttatctttattgattGAGCTTTGTTCATCCGAACAAGTAAAACCAGGCTTGCTTCTTCTGTTGCCTTTCGAATTTCGATGTAAGATTGGAAATTTTACATGGCAAATTAATTGTAAATTGGTGATTTCTCAGTCTGTACGAATACTTGAATGGATTGATTCTCTCAAGGGTTGGACGTCACTTTTGCCTCAACAAAAACAAGTTAAAGCTGATGCTTGTTGGTCAGATTGA